A window from Triticum aestivum cultivar Chinese Spring chromosome 6D, IWGSC CS RefSeq v2.1, whole genome shotgun sequence encodes these proteins:
- the LOC123141876 gene encoding lysM domain-containing GPI-anchored protein LYP6 produces MGLPAIFAVAVMVAIVMVASPCAEAKTTIEPCSGSDSCPALLGYTLYADMKVSEVAALFAADPSALLAANALDFAAPGAAHRILPMGLFLRVPTACACADGVRKSVAVRYAARPADTLATVADVVFAGLASADQIRGANGLADADADAPLDAGQRLVVPLPCVCFNSSDSNLPAVYLSYVVQVGDTVPAIAAAYETTVTDIMNVNAMGSPVAAPGDILAIPLPACASSFPKTASDHGLLVANGTYALTAGNCVQCSCGPGNLNLYCTPASLSRSCPSTQCSNSNVLLGNASTHATSAGCNVSSCSYGGFVNGTITTLLDTGLQPTCPGPHQVPLLTDPPTTVNRDYSTSLAPLSAPVPAEAGGVMAEPPPKSSEHGGSFTLPKVSPTHGPAGSVSKAPPPPMSKPQRILSGFILCLLLQYFHV; encoded by the exons ATGGGGCTGCCTGCCATCTTCGCGGTGGCCGTGATGGTCGCGATCGTCATGGTGGCGTCGCCGTGCGCGGAGGCGAAGACGACGATCGAGCCGTGCTCGGGGTCGGACTCCTGCCCGGCGCTGCTGGGCTACACGCTCTACGCCGACATGAAGGTCTCCGAGGTGGCCGCGCTCTTCGCCGCCGACCCCTCGGCCCTCCTCGCCGCCAACGCGCTCGACTTCGCCGCCCCGGGCGCCGCGCACCGCATCCTGCCCATGGGCCTCTTCCTCCGCGTGCCCACGGCCTGCGCCTGCGCCGACGGCGTCCGCAAGTCCGTCGCCGTCCGCTACGCCGCGCGCCCCGCCGACACGCTCGCCACCGTCGCCGACGTCGTCTTCGCGGGGCTCGCGTCCGCCGACCAGATCCGCGGCGCCAACGGcctcgccgacgccgacgccgacgcgccGCTCGACGCGGGCCAGCGGCTCGTCGTGCCGCTCCCCTGCGTCTGCTTCAACTCCTCCGACAGCAACCTCCCCGCGGTGTACCTCTCCTACGTGGTGCAGGTCGGCGACACCGTGCCCGCCATCGCGGCCGCCTACGAGACCACCGTCACGGACATCATGAACGTGAACGCCATGGGCAGCCCCGTCGCCGCGCCGGGCGACATCCTCGCCATCCCATTGCCAG CATGTGCATCATCATTTCCAAAGACTGCTTCAGACCATGGACTGCTTGTGGCAAATGGAACCTATGCACTTACCGCAGGCAACTGCGTGCAGTGCAGCTGTGGGCCGGGCAATCTCAA TTTATATTGCACCCCAGCTTCACTGTCCAGATCATGCCCGAGCACGCAGTGCAGTAACAGCAATGTGTTGCTCGGCAACGCGAGCACCCACGCGACGAGtgcgggctgcaacgtttcatcgTGCAGCTATGGAGGTTTTGTGAATGGGACTATTACAACTCT GCTGGACACTGGTCTTCAACCGACATGCCCAG GACCGCACCAAGTTCCTCTGCTAACAGACCCACCGACGACGGTGAACCGCGACTACTCGACCTCTCTTGCCCCGCTATCTGCGCCCGTGCCCGCAGAAGCGGGCGGCGTCATGGCGGAGCCCCCGCCGAAGTCGTCGGAGCACGGAGGGTCCTTCACGCTCCCCAAGGTTTCTCCGACGCATGGCCCCGCCGGAAGCGTCTCAAAGGCACCACCCCCTCCGATGAGCAAACCGCAGCGAATCCTATCCGGGTTCATCTTGTGCCTACTTCTCCAGTACTTCCATGTGTGA
- the LOC123141875 gene encoding auxin-responsive protein SAUR32, protein MQGDQAEKRGKVKKGWLAVRVGQAQAEQQGDGFQRFVIPIAYLYHPLFQRLLEAARDTYGYNSAGPLWLPCSVDDFLRLRALVDRETAHSHSSSSHRVHVQAGGHHQQQHGYSFAPCTRARVTS, encoded by the coding sequence ATGCAAGGGGACCAGGCGGAGAAGAGGGGGAAGGTGAAGAAGGGGTGGCTGGCGGTGCGGGTCGGCCAGGCCCAGGCGGAGCAGCAGGGCGACGGGTTCCAGCGGTTCGTCATCCCCATCGCCTACCTCTACCACCCGCTCTTCCAGCGCCTGCTGGAGGCGGCCCGGGACACGTATGGCTACAACTCGGCCGGCCCGCTCTGGCTGCCCTGCTCCGTCGACGACTTCCTCCGCCTGCGCGCGCTCGTCGACCGGGAGACGGCGcactcgcactcctcctcctcgcacCGCGTGCACGTGCAGGCCGGCggccaccaccagcagcagcacggTTACTCCTTCGCCCCGTGCACCCGCGCCAGAGTCACCTCCTGA